AAGCGTAACATCAATGGAAATTTGCCCGTTAAATGGATTGGGGTATCCGTTTATTAAGATTTCCGAGCGAGGCAACCTAAAGCCGGGAGCAGGCTCCTCGATGGCCGTGGCCGTTTCTACAAAGATATCAACAGTGGAAATAGGCTTACCTGTAGTAGGGTCATATCCTCCGATTACAAAAATCGTGTCATTAAGACAAACGCCGGTAAGACCGCTGCGCGGCGCGGGTAACGAAGGTCCTGTGGACAGTGACTGGGTGCGCACATCAAATATTTCGACTAAGTCGGTTTTGCCGGAGGCGGTTTCCCCTCCTATTAAAAATATACTGTCGCCCTTTACAACCGTCGCACCATAGGCCCGGGCCTGAGACAAAGCAGGAAGGTCTTCCCATCCGCTGTGCGGCGGCGATGCCTTCCACCTGTAGCTGTTTTCGTTCATTCCGAAATAGTAGCCGCCAAACATGTAAAAAATATCGTCCAGGCTGGCGCCAAAATGCGCAACGCGCGGAAAGGGACATTTTTCTCTCTCTTCGATCCATTCATCGTTTGCTTCGTCGTACCACTCAATTTTCTTTGTTATTTCGTATTCATTTTCCTGACCGCCAATGATATAAATATGGTTATTGATAATTACCGCCACATGGCCTTCTCGCTCATCGTGAATATCTTGCACATCTTGCCACTCATTTTGCACAGGGTCATAGACCTCTACATAGTCCAGCACTTCGCTTGATCCGCGCCCGCCTATGAGATAAATCTTCCCTTGAAAGACTACAGCCGATGCGTTGTAGCGCTCTTCCTCAAAAGGCGGCAACGCGTCTTCAATCCAGGCATTTTGTGCTGGATCATAGCAATCAACCGTATTTAACACCCTGTTATCCAAAGACTTACCGCCCAGAACATAAATTTTGCCATCCAGCACTACGCTGGCCGCTCCTGCACGAGGCGTGTTTATCGGAACAAATGATTTCCACTCGCCTCCCCATACGATGAGCGGAAAAATTACCTGAAGCATAAAAATAATGGTCAGATATTGTATTCTTTTCATTAAAGTTTTTCCCTTTGTTTGATACCTGCTGTAATCCCCTGCAAAAATAGTGCCTTATTTTTTTAATTGAATCCTTTTTTCTATTTTTTCCCCCGATTTTACAGTAATGGTATCAGTGTAAATCTTAAAATTCGGGTTTTTTATGGTCAAGCGGTATCTGCCAGCAGGAATCCTGATCTGCAATGGCGTTATGCCTTTAAGAGAGTCGTCAATAAAAACCTTACCCCAGGGAAAAGCGCTTATCTGTAAAATGCCCACTTTGGGTTTTAAACGAAAAATCAACGTGTCCTCCTGCCCGGGACTAATCCTGATTTTTTGAACCAGGCTCTGGTAATTTGGATTTTTCAGCGCCAACGTGTATTCTCCGGTCTCCAGCTCTATAGGTTTGTTCAAAGGCGTTGTATCCACCAGACGATCGTCAATGAACACCTGAGCCCACGGCGTACAAAATATCATCAGCCTGCCGGTTGTCGCTTCAGGAAGTTCTTTCACCGCTTGCGGTTCTTTTTTCGCAGGCGGCTGGACAACACGCCTTTCTGGCAGATGGTTTTTAATGGAGTCGGCAGCCGCAGCCGCCCGCCATTCTTCTTTCACCTTTTTAGAGTCGGGCACGAAAGGCGATTGCGCACTGTCCGCCACAATAACGGCATTGGACTGTGACGGCGTCCTGTTTTCAGATGTCCGAAAGTAATTAAGAAAAAAAAGTAAAAGCGCGCTTAAAAACACGGCGCCAAGGATCAGCGGAATGGTTTTTTTTATCGATTTTTGCAAAACTGGTTTTTTTTCCGCGCTCCCGCTTTTTTTAAAGGACTCAGGATTCTTAAGAAAACTTAAAAACTGTTCCTGATCGATCACCTCTCTTTTAAGCTGCGCATGGTTCAGCATGGTTTGCAGTGAAGATAAGCGCCGCTCCGCTTTTTTTTCCAGCATGGAATTGACCAGTTGATCGAACCA
This sequence is a window from Caldithrix abyssi DSM 13497. Protein-coding genes within it:
- a CDS encoding kelch repeat-containing protein; amino-acid sequence: MKRIQYLTIIFMLQVIFPLIVWGGEWKSFVPINTPRAGAASVVLDGKIYVLGGKSLDNRVLNTVDCYDPAQNAWIEDALPPFEEERYNASAVVFQGKIYLIGGRGSSEVLDYVEVYDPVQNEWQDVQDIHDEREGHVAVIINNHIYIIGGQENEYEITKKIEWYDEANDEWIEEREKCPFPRVAHFGASLDDIFYMFGGYYFGMNENSYRWKASPPHSGWEDLPALSQARAYGATVVKGDSIFLIGGETASGKTDLVEIFDVRTQSLSTGPSLPAPRSGLTGVCLNDTIFVIGGYDPTTGKPISTVDIFVETATAIEEPAPGFRLPRSEILINGYPNPFNGQISIDVTLPRLASYRIDIYNLKGQHIKSLFNGMATGGSKHFIWQAQNEKGQLVSSGIYWLVVRSPYNQAVFKIIYAR
- a CDS encoding serine/threonine protein kinase; this translates as MKLEGYEIIREISRGPIATVYLGRQTVLDRPVFLKVLNENIHDHPDLLERFKREARICARLNHPNIVNIYDFGDAEGSFYLIFEFVKGRPLNEVIKKLHPLPLPVIYFILYEVAKGLHFAHQNGVLHRDIKPANIMIGDDGSVKITDFGLATSADLPNLTLQHAAVGTPAYMSPEQSTGKKLDPKSDIFSLGVTIYETATAHNPFLGQNIVDTLNNVLTKKPEPLKNLRQDCPLWFDQLVNSMLEKKAERRLSSLQTMLNHAQLKREVIDQEQFLSFLKNPESFKKSGSAEKKPVLQKSIKKTIPLILGAVFLSALLLFFLNYFRTSENRTPSQSNAVIVADSAQSPFVPDSKKVKEEWRAAAAADSIKNHLPERRVVQPPAKKEPQAVKELPEATTGRLMIFCTPWAQVFIDDRLVDTTPLNKPIELETGEYTLALKNPNYQSLVQKIRISPGQEDTLIFRLKPKVGILQISAFPWGKVFIDDSLKGITPLQIRIPAGRYRLTIKNPNFKIYTDTITVKSGEKIEKRIQLKK